Proteins from a genomic interval of Oceanivirga salmonicida:
- a CDS encoding YdbC family protein, whose product MADFKFEIVENLGTISTTKAGWTREVNMVSWNGKPAKLDIRDWDPTHEKMAKGLTFTKEEIEKLKEILMNNLD is encoded by the coding sequence ATGGCAGATTTTAAATTTGAAATAGTAGAAAATTTGGGAACAATATCTACTACAAAAGCAGGATGGACAAGAGAAGTTAATATGGTAAGTTGGAATGGAAAACCAGCAAAATTAGATATTAGAGATTGGGATCCAACACATGAAAAAATGGCAAAAGGTCTAACTTTTACCAAAGAAGAAATTGAAAAATTAAAAGAGATTTTGATGAATAATTTAGATTAA